GCAGAAGCAATTACTATCTCACATATAAGAAGAGAGGACACACGCAATAAGGTGGCGGACTGGACAGTTGGGAAGTCCCTTGAAGGTGATTTTATCATCTCCCCCAATCAACCCATATGAAATGATCTACTTATTCTTCTTAGTATAGATGCATATGGTGTGGAATATTTGAGACTTTAGTTGATTGTTATTTGTTTTGGCACATAAATTATGATGTGTAgacaaatatttttatctttttgttcaGCTGAACCCTACGATGTACTCAAAAAGAAAAGGCTACATCCTCTCCACGTTGTTATCTACGATCACACACTCCGATTGTTTGTTATTTGGCAAAGCAGTTTAGCGAACAAcgttaaaaatattcaaaatcaCGTCATCTGTTGCCACAAAATGCCCCACCCAATTTCCTAATTAATAAGCTTTGCAGAGGATTTTGGCTTCTCATAGACCATATCAGATACATGTAGcattttttaataaagaaataccaTGCCATGACCTTGGCCACCATGACATTTTTCCTCCTCATTCTTCTTTGTATTGTATAATAGCAATACAAATTACAATGATTTAATGCTACATCTATGGTAGGCCTgatccatctaataatttcttATATAAAGGTCGGGAGTGCAAGCCATTACAGCTAAGAGAATGTAGCATGCATAGGagtagttttctttcttttttctttttttttgatgaaaaaagaatCGGCCATTCACTTTATTagtaaaataaaaagatatttacAACCGATCCAGATTTTGCTTTTGCACTGATTGTATGGGTGTAACCGGTCCGAGGAAAGCGAGTTTGGGGTCCCGATTTGACCCAGAACGAGTCTAGGAATGTTCTTTGCTTCTGCCTATATGTGTTGAAAACCTTGCTTTATAAACTGTGAACCCGGCGTATCTCATACGTTGTTGTTGCGTGACAGAGTTCCACGATGAGCCAGGAGCGACAGAGCATTGAGAGTGTTTGTGAGGAGAGGTTTGAAATTTGCTCTCGTTAGGTTGACAAGTCTTCATTTCTGATTGAATTGACAAGAAGGCTTTCTCAAAGAAGTCAAGATAGGACTGACACTTTTGCGAATGCACTACAATATTATCAGCTTcagcataataaaaatcaatgaaCAGCCTTAAGGATTAGTATAGTTTTTTGCTGGAGGTCTTTGAGAGGAACATTGCTAcgagattatgtttccaatataatcatttttctttcttcctttttgtcaaggattttttttttccttttccttcaaACTTGTAACCCAACAGGAGAGGATTGCTTGTTGCATTAGTTAAACAACGGCAACCAGCACGTACACACCAACCATCCATGTAAGCTGTTGACCGCACTCCTTCTTGCCTGCATTTGCTTTGGCCATATAATCAACACAAAGTATTTACACTAGGTTAACAATTAATTAATTGTAAAAACAAACGATATGTTTCCATAGTGCTttgataacttttttttttttttgaagaaaaattgtgCTTCCATACCTTTTTGGCTGTATAACGAATCTCAACCAACACAAGAGAGGCTACAATCATTACGATTGCACTAACCAGCTATCTCTTTTAATTACGATGCATCATCTCAACCAACACAAGAGAGGCTACAATCATTACGATTGCAGTAACCAGCTATCTCTTTTAATTATGATGCATCCTCTAATCATTTTACCTTATTCTAGAAGTTTTTAAAAGGAGAAAAGTTTAAGAACACCTTTCAACATACGAGGACCGTCATCACTCTCACTGCCACACATTGAGCGCATGGCGAAACGATGTTGGCGGTTATTTTCCTACGAGACAATTGGCCTAAATGGGCTTGGCTTAAAAAATAATTCCCGAAGCACAAGACAAGGTTTTTCTCATTTCTTCCAAAAGACTGGCAGtttattctctctcttttcttcgatGAGTTAAAAAGAGAGTATACAAATGCGCTTAGAAATGGAAGGTTCCAACAATTGTAGTATTAGAATTATCCTCAACAAGAAAATCTTCACCTGCCGCTCAACTTAGCTACTCCTATAAACCCAGTTAATGGGACATCAAGTTGAGAGAACAGAACagtaacaaaacaaaaaaaaaaaaaaaagaagaagaggagagaagaaaagatctgATGCAAAGCCAACAAAGGTAAAGGAAAAAACGagcataacaaaaatttaaatcttctaaaatttccGGTTTGCCACGCCCATGTCACGTAGCTCCCAAAGaggtttgctttcttttgcaatgTCCTGCTTTATGGCTTTTTGTATCACTTTCACCACAAAAAAATACTGAAACATAACAGGAGTAAGGGAAAATGGTACATGAGTATATTTCTGCAAGAGAAATTCTCTGTTTCAGATTTGAATGGTTTAATGCAAGATAGATGCTGACCTGGAAAGCCAAGATGAGAGGTATGAAGAACTTTCCTCTCTCATCTGCGTTGGGGCCCTCAATCAACTTCTGGTCCACGGTAATTGGTTTGCTCCCATTTGAGATAACAACTGTTATTACTTCCACCAAGTTTGGAATCCATGCAGTACCATCAGGAAGAATCTGTTTACAATGTACAATACTTTAAATGACTGAGACAAACTTAACTTGAAAGAGATGTAGAAGTAgcaagaagaggaaagaaggaatTGTACATGCCTTTTCCCCATTGTCATTAGTTCTGCATCTCCCACTATTCTCGACCAAGACCACAGGAATGGCAGATTTCTAACATAAACAAAAGATGAGGGTCATTATCATAAAATCAAGCCAGAGGGTAGGTCTTAATACAACAGTAAGATTACTCCATTGTGACTTGGGTGTCATAGATTTGAAACACGGAAACAGCCTTTTTGCACATAAAGGTAAAGTTGGATATGCCTGACTCCCCCCTAGATCCTGCAAAATGGCAGGAGCCTCATGCATTGGGACATCTTTTTTTTAATCCTATAATCAGGTCCCAACTTTAATTTGAAACTAGCTTATTGTGGAATCTTTTAAAAATTGTAGTATAGCTCATACGTCTTGCACAAGACATCAACAAATTCAAGCAAATGAACCACCAATTTTGTTCGAGGATGTAGACTTTTGATATAAAGCACATGATACTTCATAAAATTCCttaatgccaaccaaccaatatcAATCTAAATTCTTGAGCTAAGCTCAATGTATAAAATGGACTTAATAAAATGCCTTTATTAGTACAGACATACCAGACAAATTGATTTATGCAGTTTAGACATGGATGTAGGAATCAAATTTGAGAGGTCAAGCAGCAGTTCAGACTTGATAAGCACCAATTTGCCATCTTCCCGAAGCAAAAGTTATTTATAAATTGAACGAAACTTCATTGGATAGTTGACTAACATATCAAAATTTTCCAATGGACTTTTCATGACAAAAATCAACCATTGGCATGATGAATCCATAAAGATTTGGTGGCATTTTCAGTTCTTTAACAATTTAGGggtcatgaaaaaattttcacaCCCTCGACTGTAGAAGCTGATCACCAATTGTCAATAAGTGTCAAACAAGCTACAATTACAAGACAATTAGAAGCTCAATAATGCTGTGTCAGATAGCATGTTTGGAGTAATACTGAAATGTCATTGACTGGATTCAGTGTCGTTGAAAACAGAGAGGCTAAAGAAAGTGAGTTCAAGATATCATTACAAAGCTTAGCCTCCAAATCACTTAATGAGCTTTTAAACAAATGAATTAAGGAGGAGTTTGAAGAGTTCCCTCCTGCCAGCTAAATAACGTACATATCTACATAAATATAAACGCAGACAAGCATAAAGGTAGTGCATAATAGGATGCCCCCAACATCCTAACTTTGTATCCCACGATGTTAGGGATCCAAATGGAAGGGTCCGGCATACCCATCCGGCAGGACCGGATCATGTTGTTGAGGCTCAaatatttctcaaaccaaatgtgAATTTAACTCGATTAATCAAGGCTGACCCAGCCTGATAATCATACCTATCAACCTTAGAACCTCAATTATCTTCCTTGTAAAGATACCAATCAGGTTGTCACGGGCTTTTATCAGGCTGAATGGTCAAAAAAAGTCCATAACTTGCAATTGTAGGCAACAGAATGGTTTGCATCTATAAATAATGTTATACATCAGATCACTTGCAACTCTTCACTGCTTTCATAAAAATATCACATGGTCCATTATTCACCTTTCATAAAGTTATCTTCTACGGGAGTGTTTGGTTGGGGAGAGTCGGGGtctgaaatcggaatcggaatcggaatcggaatcggaatgggtgactcccatttcaaccgtttggttgggaggagtcccattccgattccagagtagaatgggaatggctcaatctatatagaactcaatccctactctcctctatggattcaaattttcattccaagttccgattccgattccgatcacgaaccaaacactttggaggatttggccattctgatttccattcccattccgattttggttacaaaccaaacaccccctacaTGTATTAATATAAGTCCTTCAAAACAAAGATCTGGAATTGAACAAGAAGTTTCCAGTATGAGACAAATATATAGTTCACAAAAAGATGCAGAAGATTACCTGATGATTCCTTAGTTGCATGCACATAAGTCAACCAAAAGGCATCTTAATCGCTATCTCCAAATTGGGTTTTATTTTAAGTTGCAACAGTTAAGAGTGCAGGGACTAAATGCTAGAAAGAAATGAAACAATGATAAAAGAATGCAACCTTGGGTTCAaatattttcatgattaaaaaatCATGGCTTTTACATGGGAAAGAAGAATAACAACCAAAAGATGGGGTAAGTCATGTGATGAGGACAAGTTGGCAAGTATACAGATCATAAGGATAATGTTATTACATATAATCTTAAAAAACGAAAGAAATGCTTTTTTTGATAAGTGATGACAGGAAGAAAAATATGTATCTAGACCTAGTTGGGCAGTACAAACAATAATTATGACTGGAAAAAAGGTGCTTACGACACAAATcacgaaaggaagaaaaaaaaataagacacaAATATCAATGTTCTGGTGGAATGATGAGGCAGGAGGCATCATCAAGATTAGGAGGACCTACTTTATATCATAGCAAAGTTCAATTAAGATAAGGTTTTTAAAGAGTATAAAGAGCTTAGGAAAATTTCGCAAAAATAAATTCAAGGTGCAGATTATGGTATCTTACATGatcagtttatatatatatatatatatatatatatatatatataaagaacaaAACATAAATAATTAGCTCAGTAGGCATTGTAACTAGGTATACCaacaatttttagatttatgaaaAGTAGAGATAATAGGATTTTGGTGAACAATGGAGGCTCATTAAAAAAGATATATTACAGATCCATATCCACAATTGCTGAATGAGAACTCTACTTCAGAAGAGGCACTATACGGGAATTGTAGATTTTTCTTCATCAATTTAAAAATGGCAATGAGATCACAGTTACAAGGATGTAAAAGCTATGGCATTGGGGCAATACAAGATATCAATTGATTTGCCAGTCGCTTgtcagaattttaaaaaaataaaataaaatgttaaataattaagtattctgCAGCCATCAATAAGAGCAAACTTTCGTACATTATTATACCCATCAATAAAGTTATGCACCAAGGTggtagaataaaaattttcaaaaaagggAACAATCTCATATCATCAATGGTTAGATTCTTCCTAGCAAAAAAAAGGAGATAAATTCAGAAAGTACATGTTACTTGCTCAGGCATTTGATGAAAAGACTCTGAGAGGGGGGAATTGTGCATGAATTTTATGGACTTGCCAAAGGCTTCTGATTATCCAGAGCACCAAAAGAGGTTATTTGATGGTCATTGGATAAGATAATTACTCCTAATGGTAAACTAAAAGTCTTTTGGGACACCGACAAGCATTTTGACTAAATGAGCTATACAGGTCAATTTCCAGCCCTTATCTCTTTACACTACTAACATTTAGCTTTGTATGCTATTGATGATGATCTGATTGAGAAAAGAGGTAGGCTAAAAAAAACATGGAAGAAAACCTTCTTAATAATAAGAGCCTAAAAagcaaaagggaaaaaaaaatatggaacccAACGAGGCCCAGGACAAAACACAAGCCTTCAAATAACATGGTTTGATTATTTTCATTTTATCGaatctattaataatatatatacatacatacacacacacatgtgtgTGCGTGCGCGCGCATGCATATAACTAGAGATAGGTCGATAGAAGTGACAGAGGCTCCTTGATGGTTCATCCATCTCAATCTCTGAAGAACCTCAATACCCTTGAACTTCAGAGAATTCCAAAGTCTAAAACTAAATCTTCCAAAACCTACGAAATAGATCAAGTAGCAAAGGATTTATGTCTGCTAAAAAGTGATGCGACAATGTAGTACATTTCGCACAAGTATATTACTGGATAAACTGGAATTGCACCAATTTTACAAAGTGATAGACAACCAGTTGAGACAGTATGCATGTTAATGAAAATCCAATCAAGTCCTAATAAGTAGAGGTACTAGGATCCACTTGCAAGGGTCAACAAAAAGAAGGGAAGACCTAAGCTACAGAGATAAAGACTGCAAAAATAGCTTGAAAAAGCTAAGAACAATATCAGAGGTAGCCCCTTATAAAAATAGTTAAGCAAGCAAAGCTTTATATCTATGGTTATAGTTTAAGCACTAGAAGTTCACTGTGTGACAACAAAATCACAGTTTGTTTTATCAATCAATTTACAGAATATGTCAGTCAAAAATGCTCatgttatataataaaataactaTGAATTAACAGAAAACAGCACTAAAATCTTTCTCTAGCAAAACTAGATAGCAAGACTCATAAATGCCCAAATCCCAGGGCACATTCAAAATATCTGCAAACTGTAATACATCCATCAGAAGAACAAGATAGGTTTCATGTGATGTATGATAAACACTTCCAGTTATGAAAGAAAGCCACAAAGTGTAATTAAATAGCATATTGCAGGCTAGCAGCACAAAGCAACATCAAACAACACTAAGGAATACATGGGTGAAAATTGACTATAACGAACATAcaagatgaagattttcatacctcGAACTCTTGTTTCTTAATACACGCACCCAAGCGGATGCATTTTATAAGTGCTTCTGATCGTCTGGCAAAGAAATCATCATAATTCAGTCCATCTGGTGGTGACAGCTGAGCATGAGTTAATACAACCAAAGTTCTCTGCCATATTCTTTTACCGAATGTGTCTGTTATGGCTTTAATAACTTGTATATCCAAACTATCCACCCTATAAGCATCTAACCGGTCCACATACAGAAGAACATCGATAGTCTTGTTCAAAAGAAACCTGGCACAGTATTGGAGTTCATATTGTTTCAAACTGTATAAAAGTATATGACATAAAGAAGCAGCCTAagcatagcaaaaaaaaaaaaaaaaaaaaaaaaaaaaaaaaaaaaaggaattagaGAAGAACTAGTTAGCGCATGAAGCAAACTATGATAAGAAAATCAGAGAGCACTTCAGCAGGAGGGAAACaaaaaatctaattattaaagGCTTCCAATTTTTTTCCTCAGA
The sequence above is a segment of the Elaeis guineensis isolate ETL-2024a chromosome 7, EG11, whole genome shotgun sequence genome. Coding sequences within it:
- the LOC105048483 gene encoding translocase of chloroplast 34, chloroplastic, whose amino-acid sequence is MASRIPREWFGIQQFPAVTQSKLHELLGKLKEENVSTLTILLMGKGGVGKSSTLNSIMGERLAPVSAFQSEGLRPIMCSRMRAGFTLNIIDTPGLVEGGYVSEQALEVIKRFLLNKTIDVLLYVDRLDAYRVDSLDIQVIKAITDTFGKRIWQRTLVVLTHAQLSPPDGLNYDDFFARRSEALIKCIRLGACIKKQEFEKSAIPVVLVENSGRCRTNDNGEKILPDGTAWIPNLVEVITVVISNGSKPITVDQKLIEGPNADERGKFFIPLILAFQYFFVVKVIQKAIKQDIAKESKPLWELRDMGVANRKF